The proteins below come from a single Triticum aestivum cultivar Chinese Spring chromosome 5D, IWGSC CS RefSeq v2.1, whole genome shotgun sequence genomic window:
- the LOC123123854 gene encoding putative disease resistance protein RGA4 isoform X1, with product MEDSIGGLAQTILDALSAAQLQAWIHQAGLGHDMEMLEMELEIVDMGYAAVRERLTGNKEPLVRSLARLKDLLYDADDLVDDLDFYRLLDRPTAGGSSVVRHEDTPIQSTYADLFIDSPTTDSSDNALGEQEDIFGAVQVHEKSTGDMDIVSSQVGKRRLSAISEHYELVDQDGNDCRVKCIHCGSEPMVGCGLSQSQLRRHIKTVHYENKKRAAEFSNDTHNALREQEDIFGAVLVDKKSRRDINIQSRQGGKMRSPVWKHFVISETDENNRPVKAKCVHCDSELNCGPKHGTSGLKRHIRSAGCTKKKEAADQPLTPSSSADGIENVETVAIGDSHSRKRIRMDDESTCGAKPETHLWNKAGFLQRIKEITRRLQDISGFLSKVLKLHGSDFVASSNRYRSITSDQHLRTSSVVPRKVYGRVTEKDYIIKFMTEDKPDGSYVLPIVGSAGVGKTALAQLVYNDPTIAEHFEQRIWVSVSNNFDELRLSREILDCVSQQTHAGLCSFAKLQEVLKMHITSKRVLLILDDVWDDFNFRRWSQLLAPLQCNTKGTVILLTTQKLSVAQTVGTVEPIKLRSLPYDDFWLLFKSCAFGDENYERNQNLSIIGLQIVKKLKGNPLAAATVGKLLRRSLTIDHWYNILKNEDWKSVQLSGGIMSALKLSYDQLPYNLQQCFSFCSLFPEKYQFLDEELVQIWIAQGFVKCDNSSKTLEEKGFDYLADLVNLGFFQQVEREETDPNSQPCYIMCDLMHDLAREVSRTEFATIDGVQYCEMLPTIRHLSIVSDSGYNTDQHENIPRSKKLEKKMLAGCTSLRKLRTLVFIAHYDMFFYKLFQDILRQAHNLRLLQISAASAGLNPLLCSSVNFTHLRYLKVEAADGLGALPQILSKFCHLQVLHVGSCTKPTIPVRIDHIVGLRHLVTEEGAYSSIANIGNLTSLQELPNFVVQNSSGFEITQLQSMKELVRLGVSHLENVKTREEAYGAGLREKHHLKELHLSWEVASSDDEYRRDMSSCTDQLSAEVIEGFEPHNNLKHLWISGYNGNLSPSWLANSISLQTLHIEGCGKLEILPSFEQLPFLRKLKLTEMPSMTEVSIPSLEELVLIQMPKLERFSCISTKDLNSNLRVLKIQRCPAMNIFPLFQSSQKFKIEQKSWLPSLRELTIHGCPNLLVSHPLPPSTTISKLSIVDVPTLPRIEISPGDTLTIGSRSEGYDNFDPSSDVMTILDCKILAFHNLRGLRYLRIDGCQNLVSISFTGLGELISLRSLEICSCRKLFSSNVIPEHTREDVTAAKCNSLPSLVTLRIKCCGIAGKWLSLMLGYMQALEELFLEDCPGITQLAEEEENIQSYGFSSSGDPDDTLLTSSAQDGIFCLSLNLMSSLKKISIREFPHQVFCRKNEDLSRFTCLEKLTIWGCPRLLSSLVDKYENDDQMNGRWLLPKSLEELEIRGDSPGMLQPCFLGNLTCLKKLQVWFSPSLRSLQLHNCTTLEELVIGNCGSLAAVEGLQLLGSLKYFKVFRSPGVIPCLENLSRQGYALFPGLERLVFDGPSVFIMSVCKQLTSLQYLQLENWEFVTRLTEEQERGLQLLKSLQELEFWDCSYDLKYLPAALHSLPSLKRLKISGCLGISRLPEQGLPLSLKQLDISNCSKVFNDHCKSLETGNVKVNIVGNTQTA from the exons ATGGAGGACTCGATTGGGGGGCTGGCGCAGACCATTCTGGACGCCCTCTCCGCCGCGCAGCTGCAGGCCTGGATTCACCAGGCGGGGCTTGGCCATGACATGGAGATGCTGGAGATGGAGCTGGAGATAGTGGACATGGGGTACGCCGCCGTGCGGGAGAGGCTGACCGGCAACAAGGAGCCGCTGGTCAGATCCCTCGCCCGCCTCAAGGATCTGCTCTACGACGCCGACGACTTGGTCGACGACCTTGACTTTTACCGCCTCCTTGATAGGCCCACCGCTGGAGGCTCATCAG TAGTCAGACACGAGGATACACCCATACAATCTACATACGCCGACCTGTTCATCGACTCCCCTACTACAGATTCGTCAG ATAATGCTTTGGGTGAGCAGGAAGACATATTTGGGGCAGTCCAAGTCCATGAGAAATCGACCGGAGATATGGATATAGTGAGTAGCCAGGTTGGCAAGAGGCGATTGTCTGCAATATCTGAACACTATGAGCTCgtggatcaagatggaaatgattgTCGAGTCAAATGTATTCACTGTGGCTCAGAGCCGATGGTTGGCTGTGGATTGAGCCAATCACAATTGAGGCGCCATATAAAGACTGTACATTATGAGAATAAAAAAAGAGCTGCTGAATTTTCGAATGACACACATAATGCTCTTAGAGAGCAGGAAGACATATTTGGTGCAGTGCTAGTCGATAAGAAATCAAGGAGAGATATAAATATACAGAGTAGGCAGGGTGGCAAGATGCGGTCTCCGGTCTGGAAGCACTTTGTGATATCCGAAACTGATGAAAACAATAGGCCTGTGAAAGCCAAATGTGTTCACTGTGACTCAGAGCTGAATTGTGGACCCAAACATGGGACATCAGGTTTGAAACGCCATATCCGTAGTGCAGGTTGTACAAAGAAAAAAGAAGCAGCTGACCAGCCACTAACCCCTTCAAG CAGCGCTGATGGTATAGAAAATGTTGAAACAGTTGCCATTGGTGATTCACACAGCAGAAAaaggattagaatggatgatgagTCAACATGCGGGGCCAAACCTGAAACACACCTTTGGAACAAGGCTGGATTTTTGCAAAGGATAAAAGAAATAACTCGCCGGTTACAAGACATATCGGGGTTTCTGAGTAAGGTTCTCAAGTTACATGGTTCAGATTTTGTTGCAAGCTCAAATCGCTATCGAAGTATAACATCAGATCAACACCTAAGAACATCAAGTGTTGTTCCAAGGAAAGTTTATGGAAGAGTTACAGAGAAGGACTACATCATAAAGTTCATGACGGAAGACAAACCTGATGGTTCATATGTTCTTCCTATTGTAGGCAGTGCAGGAGTTGGAAAGACTGCTCTTGCTCAGCTTGTATACAATGATCCAACCATCGCAGAGCACTTTGAACAAAGGATATGGGTTTCAGTGTCTAACAACTTCGATGAGCTGAGACTCTCTAGAGAGATCTTAGATTGTGTCTCTCAGCAAACACATGCAGGGCTATGCAGCTTTGCCAAGCTTCAGGAGGTCTTGAAGATGCATATCACATCAAAGAGGGTTCTGCTTATTTTGGATGATGTTTGGGATGACTTTAACTTCCGCAGATGGAGCCAACTATTAGCTCCTTTGCAGTGTAACACAAAGGGTACTGTGATTCTTTTGACAACTCAAAAATTGTCTGTTGCACAAACTGTTGGTACAGTTGAACCAATTAAGTTGCGTAGTTTACCATATGATGATTTTTGGTTATTATTTAAATCATGTGCATTTGGTGATGAGAACTATGAAAGGAATCAAAATCTTAGCATCATTGGATTGCAAATAGTAAAGAAGTTAAAGGGAAACCCATTAGCAGCAGCAACAGTAGGGAAACTATTACGAAGGAGCCTTACTATTGATCATTGGTATAACATTCTGAAGAACGAAGATTGGAAATCTGTGCAACTCAGTGGAGGTATAATGTCTGCTCTGAAGCTTAGCTATGATCAGCTACCCTACAATTTACAACAATGCTTCTCATTTTGTTCTTTATTCCCCGAGAAATATCAGTTCCTTGATGAGGAGCTGGTCCAAATTTGGATTGCACAGGGATTTGTGAAGTGTGATAATTCAAGTAAGACACTTGAGGAGAAAGGATTTGACTATCTAGCTGATCTTGTGAACTTGGGCTTCTTTCAGCAAGTTGAAAGAGAAGAGACCGATCCAAACAGTCAACCTTGCTACATTATGTGTGATCTTATGCATGATCTTGCTAGGGAAGTCTCAAGAACTGAGTTTGCAACTATAGATGGCGTGCAGTACTGTGAGATGCTGCCAACTATACGCCATTTGTCAATAGTAAGTGATTCTGGATATAACACAGATCAGCATGAAAACATACCCCGCAGTAAGAAGCTTGAGAAGAAAATGCTCGCTGGATGTACATCGCTGAGGAAATTGAGGACATTGGTATTCATTGCGCATTATGACATGTTCTTCTACAAATTATTTCAAGATATATTACGACAGGCACATAATTTGCGCCTGCTGCAAATTTCTGCAGCATCTGCTGGTTTAAATCCTTTACTGTGCAGTTCGGTGAATTTCACCCATCTTCGCTACTTAAAAGTTGAAGCTGCTGATGGGCTTGGGGCTCTGCCTCAAATTTTGAGCAAGTTTTGCCATCTTCAAGTATTACATGTTGGCTCATGTACTAAACCTACTATACCTGTCAGGATCGACCATATTGTTGGCTTGCGGCATCTTGTTACAGAAGAGGGGGCATACTCTTCCATTGCTAACATTGGTAACCTGACATCTCTTCAGGAGCTACCCAATTTTGTGGTTCAAAATTCCAGTGGCTTTGAGATAACACAACTCCAGTCCATGAAAGAACTTGTACGACTTGGGGTCTCTCATCTTGAAAATGTTAAAACTCGGGAGGAGGCTTATGGGGCAGGATTAAGAGAGAAACACCACTTGAAAGAGCTGCACTTGTCTTGGGAAGTTGCCTCGTCAGATGATGAATATCGTAGGGACATGAGCTCCTGTACGGATCAGTTGTCAGCAGAGGTTATTGAGGGCTTTGAACCACACAATAACCTAAAGCATCTGTGGATATCTGGCTACAATGGAAATCTCTCCCCAAGTTGGCTTGCCAACAGTATCTCTTTGCAGACTCTTCATATAGAGGGTTGTGGAAAATTGGAAATACTTCCATCTTTTGAGCAGCTTCCGTTCCTTAGAAAGTTGAAGTTGACGGAAATGCCAAGTATGACAGAAGTATCAATTCCTTCGTTGGAGGAACTGGTATTAATTCAAATGCCAAAGTTGGAGCGGTTTTCCTGCATTTCCACTAAGGACTTGAACTCAAATTTAAGGGTTCTGAAGATTCAGAGATGTCCTGCAATGAATATCTTTCCTCTATTTCAGAGCTCCCAGAAATTTAAAATCGAGCAGAAGTCATGGTTGCCCAGTCTGAGGGAACTCACTATCCATGGATGTCCTAATTTACTTGTGTCACATCCCCTTCCTCCATCAACTACCATTTCTAAATTATCCATCGTCGACGTTCCAACACTCCCAAGGATAGAGATATCACCTGGTGACACGTTAACAATTGGATCCAGAAGTGAGGGCTATGATAATTTTGATCCTTCTTCTGATGTGATGACTATACTGGATTGCAAAATTTTGGCATTCCACAACCTGAGGGGCCTCAGATACTTGCGTATAGATGGTTGCCAGAATCTGGTGTCTATTTCTTTCACAGGATTAGGGGAACTTATTTCTTTAAGGAGTTTGGAAATATGTAGCTGTCGAAAGCTTTTCTCGTCAAATGTTATACCAGAGCATACCCGTGAAGATGTGACAGCTGCAAAGTGTAATTCCCTCCCATCTCTTGTCACTCTCAGAATTAAGTGTTGTGGAATAGCAGGAAAGTGGTTATCTTTGATGCTGGGTTATATGCAGGCCCTAGAGGAATTGTTTTTAGAGGACTGCCCGGGGATAACTCAGTTAGCAGAAGAGGAAGAAAACATTCAATCTTATGGTTTCTCATCGTCAGGAGATCCAGATGACACATTGCTGACAAGCTCAGCTCAAGATGGAATCTTTTGCCTTTCACTAAATCTTATGTCCTCTCTGAAGAAGATATCGATTCGTGAATTCCCACACCAAGTATTTTGCAGGAAAAATGAAGACTTGTCTAGATTTACCTGCCTTGAGAAGCTAACAATTTGGGGATGCCCCAGGCTGCTCTCATCTCTGGTGGATAAATATGAAAATGATGATCAGATGAATGGAAGATGGCTCCTGCCGAAATCACTTGAAGAACTCGAGATCCGTGGCGATTCACCAGGCATGCTGCAGCCCTGTTTTCTGGGCAATCTAACCTGCCTCAAAAAACTACAAGTGTGGTTCAGCCCAAGTCTGAGATCTCTACAGCTGCATAACTGCACGACACTGGAAGAGTTGGTAATTGGAAACTGTGGATCACTTGCTGCGGTAGAAGGCTTGCAATTACTTGGCAGCCTCAAGTATTTCAAAGTATTCAGATCCCCTGGCGTGATTCCATGTCTGGAGAATCTGTCAAGGCAGGGCTATGCTCTATTCCCTGGACTAGAAAGGCTTGTGTTCGATGGCCCCTCTGTCTTTATCATGTCAGTTTGCAAGCAACTCACCTCCCTCCAATACCTACAACTTGAAAATTGGGAGTTTGTAACGAGACTAACAGAAGAGCAAGAGAGAGGGCTTCAGCTCCTGAAATCCTTGCaggagctggaattctgggatTGCAGTTATGATCTCAAATACCTCCCCGCGGCGTTGCACAGCCTTCCTTCACTCAAGAGATTGAAGATCAGTGGTTGTTTGGGAATCTCGAGGCTGCCGGAACAGGGCCTTCCACTCTCGCTGAAGCAACTGGATATCAGCAATTGCAGCAAGGTGTTCAATGATCACTGCAAGTCTCTAGAAACAGGGAACGTAAAGGTCAACATTGTTGGAAATACACAAACTGCTTAA
- the LOC123123854 gene encoding putative disease resistance protein RGA1 isoform X5, whose product MRHHEHDPQLRSPTHHGGVGLAPVVRHEDTPIQSTYADLFIDSPTTDSSDNALGEQEDIFGAVQVHEKSTGDMDIVSSQVGKRRLSAISEHYELVDQDGNDCRVKCIHCGSEPMVGCGLSQSQLRRHIKTVHYENKKRAAEFSNDTHNALREQEDIFGAVLVDKKSRRDINIQSRQGGKMRSPVWKHFVISETDENNRPVKAKCVHCDSELNCGPKHGTSGLKRHIRSAGCTKKKEAADQPLTPSSSADGIENVETVAIGDSHSRKRIRMDDESTCGAKPETHLWNKAGFLQRIKEITRRLQDISGFLSKVLKLHGSDFVASSNRYRSITSDQHLRTSSVVPRKVYGRVTEKDYIIKFMTEDKPDGSYVLPIVGSAGVGKTALAQLVYNDPTIAEHFEQRIWVSVSNNFDELRLSREILDCVSQQTHAGLCSFAKLQEVLKMHITSKRVLLILDDVWDDFNFRRWSQLLAPLQCNTKGTVILLTTQKLSVAQTVGTVEPIKLRSLPYDDFWLLFKSCAFGDENYERNQNLSIIGLQIVKKLKGNPLAAATVGKLLRRSLTIDHWYNILKNEDWKSVQLSGGIMSALKLSYDQLPYNLQQCFSFCSLFPEKYQFLDEELVQIWIAQGFVKCDNSSKTLEEKGFDYLADLVNLGFFQQVEREETDPNSQPCYIMCDLMHDLAREVSRTEFATIDGVQYCEMLPTIRHLSIVSDSGYNTDQHENIPRSKKLEKKMLAGCTSLRKLRTLVFIAHYDMFFYKLFQDILRQAHNLRLLQISAASAGLNPLLCSSVNFTHLRYLKVEAADGLGALPQILSKFCHLQVLHVGSCTKPTIPVRIDHIVGLRHLVTEEGAYSSIANIGNLTSLQELPNFVVQNSSGFEITQLQSMKELVRLGVSHLENVKTREEAYGAGLREKHHLKELHLSWEVASSDDEYRRDMSSCTDQLSAEVIEGFEPHNNLKHLWISGYNGNLSPSWLANSISLQTLHIEGCGKLEILPSFEQLPFLRKLKLTEMPSMTEVSIPSLEELVLIQMPKLERFSCISTKDLNSNLRVLKIQRCPAMNIFPLFQSSQKFKIEQKSWLPSLRELTIHGCPNLLVSHPLPPSTTISKLSIVDVPTLPRIEISPGDTLTIGSRSEGYDNFDPSSDVMTILDCKILAFHNLRGLRYLRIDGCQNLVSISFTGLGELISLRSLEICSCRKLFSSNVIPEHTREDVTAAKCNSLPSLVTLRIKCCGIAGKWLSLMLGYMQALEELFLEDCPGITQLAEEEENIQSYGFSSSGDPDDTLLTSSAQDGIFCLSLNLMSSLKKISIREFPHQVFCRKNEDLSRFTCLEKLTIWGCPRLLSSLVDKYENDDQMNGRWLLPKSLEELEIRGDSPGMLQPCFLGNLTCLKKLQVWFSPSLRSLQLHNCTTLEELVIGNCGSLAAVEGLQLLGSLKYFKVFRSPGVIPCLENLSRQGYALFPGLERLVFDGPSVFIMSVCKQLTSLQYLQLENWEFVTRLTEEQERGLQLLKSLQELEFWDCSYDLKYLPAALHSLPSLKRLKISGCLGISRLPEQGLPLSLKQLDISNCSKVFNDHCKSLETGNVKVNIVGNTQTA is encoded by the exons ATGCGCCACCATGAACATGATCCACAACTGCGCTCACCAACACATCACGGTGGCGTGGGACTCGCTCCAG TAGTCAGACACGAGGATACACCCATACAATCTACATACGCCGACCTGTTCATCGACTCCCCTACTACAGATTCGTCAG ATAATGCTTTGGGTGAGCAGGAAGACATATTTGGGGCAGTCCAAGTCCATGAGAAATCGACCGGAGATATGGATATAGTGAGTAGCCAGGTTGGCAAGAGGCGATTGTCTGCAATATCTGAACACTATGAGCTCgtggatcaagatggaaatgattgTCGAGTCAAATGTATTCACTGTGGCTCAGAGCCGATGGTTGGCTGTGGATTGAGCCAATCACAATTGAGGCGCCATATAAAGACTGTACATTATGAGAATAAAAAAAGAGCTGCTGAATTTTCGAATGACACACATAATGCTCTTAGAGAGCAGGAAGACATATTTGGTGCAGTGCTAGTCGATAAGAAATCAAGGAGAGATATAAATATACAGAGTAGGCAGGGTGGCAAGATGCGGTCTCCGGTCTGGAAGCACTTTGTGATATCCGAAACTGATGAAAACAATAGGCCTGTGAAAGCCAAATGTGTTCACTGTGACTCAGAGCTGAATTGTGGACCCAAACATGGGACATCAGGTTTGAAACGCCATATCCGTAGTGCAGGTTGTACAAAGAAAAAAGAAGCAGCTGACCAGCCACTAACCCCTTCAAG CAGCGCTGATGGTATAGAAAATGTTGAAACAGTTGCCATTGGTGATTCACACAGCAGAAAaaggattagaatggatgatgagTCAACATGCGGGGCCAAACCTGAAACACACCTTTGGAACAAGGCTGGATTTTTGCAAAGGATAAAAGAAATAACTCGCCGGTTACAAGACATATCGGGGTTTCTGAGTAAGGTTCTCAAGTTACATGGTTCAGATTTTGTTGCAAGCTCAAATCGCTATCGAAGTATAACATCAGATCAACACCTAAGAACATCAAGTGTTGTTCCAAGGAAAGTTTATGGAAGAGTTACAGAGAAGGACTACATCATAAAGTTCATGACGGAAGACAAACCTGATGGTTCATATGTTCTTCCTATTGTAGGCAGTGCAGGAGTTGGAAAGACTGCTCTTGCTCAGCTTGTATACAATGATCCAACCATCGCAGAGCACTTTGAACAAAGGATATGGGTTTCAGTGTCTAACAACTTCGATGAGCTGAGACTCTCTAGAGAGATCTTAGATTGTGTCTCTCAGCAAACACATGCAGGGCTATGCAGCTTTGCCAAGCTTCAGGAGGTCTTGAAGATGCATATCACATCAAAGAGGGTTCTGCTTATTTTGGATGATGTTTGGGATGACTTTAACTTCCGCAGATGGAGCCAACTATTAGCTCCTTTGCAGTGTAACACAAAGGGTACTGTGATTCTTTTGACAACTCAAAAATTGTCTGTTGCACAAACTGTTGGTACAGTTGAACCAATTAAGTTGCGTAGTTTACCATATGATGATTTTTGGTTATTATTTAAATCATGTGCATTTGGTGATGAGAACTATGAAAGGAATCAAAATCTTAGCATCATTGGATTGCAAATAGTAAAGAAGTTAAAGGGAAACCCATTAGCAGCAGCAACAGTAGGGAAACTATTACGAAGGAGCCTTACTATTGATCATTGGTATAACATTCTGAAGAACGAAGATTGGAAATCTGTGCAACTCAGTGGAGGTATAATGTCTGCTCTGAAGCTTAGCTATGATCAGCTACCCTACAATTTACAACAATGCTTCTCATTTTGTTCTTTATTCCCCGAGAAATATCAGTTCCTTGATGAGGAGCTGGTCCAAATTTGGATTGCACAGGGATTTGTGAAGTGTGATAATTCAAGTAAGACACTTGAGGAGAAAGGATTTGACTATCTAGCTGATCTTGTGAACTTGGGCTTCTTTCAGCAAGTTGAAAGAGAAGAGACCGATCCAAACAGTCAACCTTGCTACATTATGTGTGATCTTATGCATGATCTTGCTAGGGAAGTCTCAAGAACTGAGTTTGCAACTATAGATGGCGTGCAGTACTGTGAGATGCTGCCAACTATACGCCATTTGTCAATAGTAAGTGATTCTGGATATAACACAGATCAGCATGAAAACATACCCCGCAGTAAGAAGCTTGAGAAGAAAATGCTCGCTGGATGTACATCGCTGAGGAAATTGAGGACATTGGTATTCATTGCGCATTATGACATGTTCTTCTACAAATTATTTCAAGATATATTACGACAGGCACATAATTTGCGCCTGCTGCAAATTTCTGCAGCATCTGCTGGTTTAAATCCTTTACTGTGCAGTTCGGTGAATTTCACCCATCTTCGCTACTTAAAAGTTGAAGCTGCTGATGGGCTTGGGGCTCTGCCTCAAATTTTGAGCAAGTTTTGCCATCTTCAAGTATTACATGTTGGCTCATGTACTAAACCTACTATACCTGTCAGGATCGACCATATTGTTGGCTTGCGGCATCTTGTTACAGAAGAGGGGGCATACTCTTCCATTGCTAACATTGGTAACCTGACATCTCTTCAGGAGCTACCCAATTTTGTGGTTCAAAATTCCAGTGGCTTTGAGATAACACAACTCCAGTCCATGAAAGAACTTGTACGACTTGGGGTCTCTCATCTTGAAAATGTTAAAACTCGGGAGGAGGCTTATGGGGCAGGATTAAGAGAGAAACACCACTTGAAAGAGCTGCACTTGTCTTGGGAAGTTGCCTCGTCAGATGATGAATATCGTAGGGACATGAGCTCCTGTACGGATCAGTTGTCAGCAGAGGTTATTGAGGGCTTTGAACCACACAATAACCTAAAGCATCTGTGGATATCTGGCTACAATGGAAATCTCTCCCCAAGTTGGCTTGCCAACAGTATCTCTTTGCAGACTCTTCATATAGAGGGTTGTGGAAAATTGGAAATACTTCCATCTTTTGAGCAGCTTCCGTTCCTTAGAAAGTTGAAGTTGACGGAAATGCCAAGTATGACAGAAGTATCAATTCCTTCGTTGGAGGAACTGGTATTAATTCAAATGCCAAAGTTGGAGCGGTTTTCCTGCATTTCCACTAAGGACTTGAACTCAAATTTAAGGGTTCTGAAGATTCAGAGATGTCCTGCAATGAATATCTTTCCTCTATTTCAGAGCTCCCAGAAATTTAAAATCGAGCAGAAGTCATGGTTGCCCAGTCTGAGGGAACTCACTATCCATGGATGTCCTAATTTACTTGTGTCACATCCCCTTCCTCCATCAACTACCATTTCTAAATTATCCATCGTCGACGTTCCAACACTCCCAAGGATAGAGATATCACCTGGTGACACGTTAACAATTGGATCCAGAAGTGAGGGCTATGATAATTTTGATCCTTCTTCTGATGTGATGACTATACTGGATTGCAAAATTTTGGCATTCCACAACCTGAGGGGCCTCAGATACTTGCGTATAGATGGTTGCCAGAATCTGGTGTCTATTTCTTTCACAGGATTAGGGGAACTTATTTCTTTAAGGAGTTTGGAAATATGTAGCTGTCGAAAGCTTTTCTCGTCAAATGTTATACCAGAGCATACCCGTGAAGATGTGACAGCTGCAAAGTGTAATTCCCTCCCATCTCTTGTCACTCTCAGAATTAAGTGTTGTGGAATAGCAGGAAAGTGGTTATCTTTGATGCTGGGTTATATGCAGGCCCTAGAGGAATTGTTTTTAGAGGACTGCCCGGGGATAACTCAGTTAGCAGAAGAGGAAGAAAACATTCAATCTTATGGTTTCTCATCGTCAGGAGATCCAGATGACACATTGCTGACAAGCTCAGCTCAAGATGGAATCTTTTGCCTTTCACTAAATCTTATGTCCTCTCTGAAGAAGATATCGATTCGTGAATTCCCACACCAAGTATTTTGCAGGAAAAATGAAGACTTGTCTAGATTTACCTGCCTTGAGAAGCTAACAATTTGGGGATGCCCCAGGCTGCTCTCATCTCTGGTGGATAAATATGAAAATGATGATCAGATGAATGGAAGATGGCTCCTGCCGAAATCACTTGAAGAACTCGAGATCCGTGGCGATTCACCAGGCATGCTGCAGCCCTGTTTTCTGGGCAATCTAACCTGCCTCAAAAAACTACAAGTGTGGTTCAGCCCAAGTCTGAGATCTCTACAGCTGCATAACTGCACGACACTGGAAGAGTTGGTAATTGGAAACTGTGGATCACTTGCTGCGGTAGAAGGCTTGCAATTACTTGGCAGCCTCAAGTATTTCAAAGTATTCAGATCCCCTGGCGTGATTCCATGTCTGGAGAATCTGTCAAGGCAGGGCTATGCTCTATTCCCTGGACTAGAAAGGCTTGTGTTCGATGGCCCCTCTGTCTTTATCATGTCAGTTTGCAAGCAACTCACCTCCCTCCAATACCTACAACTTGAAAATTGGGAGTTTGTAACGAGACTAACAGAAGAGCAAGAGAGAGGGCTTCAGCTCCTGAAATCCTTGCaggagctggaattctgggatTGCAGTTATGATCTCAAATACCTCCCCGCGGCGTTGCACAGCCTTCCTTCACTCAAGAGATTGAAGATCAGTGGTTGTTTGGGAATCTCGAGGCTGCCGGAACAGGGCCTTCCACTCTCGCTGAAGCAACTGGATATCAGCAATTGCAGCAAGGTGTTCAATGATCACTGCAAGTCTCTAGAAACAGGGAACGTAAAGGTCAACATTGTTGGAAATACACAAACTGCTTAA